In a genomic window of Lepisosteus oculatus isolate fLepOcu1 chromosome 3, fLepOcu1.hap2, whole genome shotgun sequence:
- the lipg gene encoding endothelial lipase isoform X1, giving the protein MKNTVIPLWILVLSSVVLASDLEKEGLFKDGAIADLLKDENGSHDTGNPQVKFNMRTSLGLDDEGCFIHLGKASLQECGFNATAKTFFVIHGWTMSGMFESWLYDLVFALQKREQDANVIVVDWLTLAHRLYPDAVNNTRIVGHDIAKLLEWLKKELTLPLENVHMIGYSLGAHVAGFAGTFVQGTVGRITGLDPAGPMFEGVESDHRLSPDDADFVDVLHTYTREALGVSIGIQQPVGHIDIYPNGGDFQPGCGLSEMLSTMAYGGIGDVVKCEHERSVHLFVDSLLNKDHKSFAYQCTDPGRFKKGICLSCRKNRCNNLGYNAKKMRKRRSCKMYLKTRADTPFGGYHYQMKMHVFSKTDAEDIDPTLHVKLYGASNDSEDILVELPGKLGLNFTNTFLAFTEEDIGDLLKIKLTWEDTSKSWSTFFKSWLTWRNPAQDQVLMVRRIRVKCGETQKKFTFCAQDPDLTKISPGNEINFLKCRDGWEVKPRKRLHM; this is encoded by the exons atgaaaaatacagttATACCTCTGTGGATTTTGGTATTGTCGTCTGTTGTTCTTGCGTCTGATCTTGAGAAAGAGGGACTTTTTAAAG ATGGTGCAATCGCTGACCTGCTGAAAGATGAAAATGGCAGTCATGATACTGGCAACCCCCAAGTGAAGTTTAATATGCGAACGTCCCTGGGACTTGACGACGAAGGTTGCTTTATCCACCTGGGAAAAGCCAGTCTACAGGAGTGTGGCTTCAATGCTACAGCCAAGACATTCTTTGTCATCCATGGGTGGACT ATGAGTGGTATGTTTGAAAGCTGGCTCTATGACCTAGTATTCGCCCTGCAGAAACGAGAACAAGATGCCAATGTTATTGTGGTAGACTGGCTCACTCTTGCCCACCGGCTATACCCAGATGCTGTAAATAATACCAGAATAGTTGGACACGACATTGCAAAGTTACTGGAGTGGCTGAAG AAGGAGCTGACGCTTCCTCTTGAAAACGTGCACATGATTGGCTACAGCCTGGGTGCCCATGTTGCTGGGTTCGCTGGGACCTTTGTACAAGGAACAGTTGGCAGGATAACAG GTCTGGACCCAGCCGGCCCCATGTTTGAAGGTGTGGAGTCCGATCATCGCTTGTCTCCAGATGATGCTGACTTTGTAGATGTCCTTCATACCTACACCAGGGAGGCCCTGGGAGTTAGCATTGGCATCCagcagccggttgggcacatAGACATCTATCCCAATGGAGGAGACTTCCAGCCAGGCTGTGGATTAAGTGAAATGCTGAGCACCATGGCCTATGGTG GTATTGGGGATGTGGTGAAGTGCGAGCATGAGCGTTCAGTGCATCTGTTTGTCGACTCCCTGTTGAACAAAGATCACAAGAGCTTTGCCTATCAGTGCACTGACCCAGGCCGCTTTAAGAAGGGGATCTGTCTGAGCTGCAGGAAGAACCGCTGTAACAACCTGGGTTACAATGCCAAGAAGATGCGTAAAAGGAGGAGCTGCAAGATGTACCTTAAAACCCGAGCTGACACTCCTTTTGGAg GGTACCATTACCAGATGAAGATGCATGTGTTCAGCAAAACAGATGCCGAGGATATAGACCCTACACTTCATGTTAAGCTGTATGGTGCCAGTAACGACTCTGAGGACATACTTGTTGAACT ACCTGGAAAGCTTGGCCTGAATTTCACCAACACTTTCCTGGCATTTACTGAAGAGGACATTGGGGACCTTTTGAAAATTAAGCTCACTTGGGAGGATACATCCAAGTCCTGGTCAACGTTCTTTAAAAGCTGGTTGACCTGGAGAAATCCTGCCCAAGACCAAGTGTTGATGGTTCGGCGAATCCGTGTGAAATGTGGAGAAACGCAAAAGAA GTTCACATTCTGTGCTCAAGATCCTGATCTTACCAAGATCTCCCCGGGGAACGAGATTAATTTTTTGAAGTGTCGAGATGGGTGGGAAGTCAAACCACGAAAAAG aTTGCATATGTAA
- the lipg gene encoding endothelial lipase isoform X2 has product MRTSLGLDDEGCFIHLGKASLQECGFNATAKTFFVIHGWTMSGMFESWLYDLVFALQKREQDANVIVVDWLTLAHRLYPDAVNNTRIVGHDIAKLLEWLKKELTLPLENVHMIGYSLGAHVAGFAGTFVQGTVGRITGLDPAGPMFEGVESDHRLSPDDADFVDVLHTYTREALGVSIGIQQPVGHIDIYPNGGDFQPGCGLSEMLSTMAYGGIGDVVKCEHERSVHLFVDSLLNKDHKSFAYQCTDPGRFKKGICLSCRKNRCNNLGYNAKKMRKRRSCKMYLKTRADTPFGGYHYQMKMHVFSKTDAEDIDPTLHVKLYGASNDSEDILVELPGKLGLNFTNTFLAFTEEDIGDLLKIKLTWEDTSKSWSTFFKSWLTWRNPAQDQVLMVRRIRVKCGETQKKFTFCAQDPDLTKISPGNEINFLKCRDGWEVKPRKRLHM; this is encoded by the exons ATGCGAACGTCCCTGGGACTTGACGACGAAGGTTGCTTTATCCACCTGGGAAAAGCCAGTCTACAGGAGTGTGGCTTCAATGCTACAGCCAAGACATTCTTTGTCATCCATGGGTGGACT ATGAGTGGTATGTTTGAAAGCTGGCTCTATGACCTAGTATTCGCCCTGCAGAAACGAGAACAAGATGCCAATGTTATTGTGGTAGACTGGCTCACTCTTGCCCACCGGCTATACCCAGATGCTGTAAATAATACCAGAATAGTTGGACACGACATTGCAAAGTTACTGGAGTGGCTGAAG AAGGAGCTGACGCTTCCTCTTGAAAACGTGCACATGATTGGCTACAGCCTGGGTGCCCATGTTGCTGGGTTCGCTGGGACCTTTGTACAAGGAACAGTTGGCAGGATAACAG GTCTGGACCCAGCCGGCCCCATGTTTGAAGGTGTGGAGTCCGATCATCGCTTGTCTCCAGATGATGCTGACTTTGTAGATGTCCTTCATACCTACACCAGGGAGGCCCTGGGAGTTAGCATTGGCATCCagcagccggttgggcacatAGACATCTATCCCAATGGAGGAGACTTCCAGCCAGGCTGTGGATTAAGTGAAATGCTGAGCACCATGGCCTATGGTG GTATTGGGGATGTGGTGAAGTGCGAGCATGAGCGTTCAGTGCATCTGTTTGTCGACTCCCTGTTGAACAAAGATCACAAGAGCTTTGCCTATCAGTGCACTGACCCAGGCCGCTTTAAGAAGGGGATCTGTCTGAGCTGCAGGAAGAACCGCTGTAACAACCTGGGTTACAATGCCAAGAAGATGCGTAAAAGGAGGAGCTGCAAGATGTACCTTAAAACCCGAGCTGACACTCCTTTTGGAg GGTACCATTACCAGATGAAGATGCATGTGTTCAGCAAAACAGATGCCGAGGATATAGACCCTACACTTCATGTTAAGCTGTATGGTGCCAGTAACGACTCTGAGGACATACTTGTTGAACT ACCTGGAAAGCTTGGCCTGAATTTCACCAACACTTTCCTGGCATTTACTGAAGAGGACATTGGGGACCTTTTGAAAATTAAGCTCACTTGGGAGGATACATCCAAGTCCTGGTCAACGTTCTTTAAAAGCTGGTTGACCTGGAGAAATCCTGCCCAAGACCAAGTGTTGATGGTTCGGCGAATCCGTGTGAAATGTGGAGAAACGCAAAAGAA GTTCACATTCTGTGCTCAAGATCCTGATCTTACCAAGATCTCCCCGGGGAACGAGATTAATTTTTTGAAGTGTCGAGATGGGTGGGAAGTCAAACCACGAAAAAG aTTGCATATGTAA